Part of the Candidatus Limnocylindrales bacterium genome is shown below.
TGCGTGGGCGCGGCGCCCGCGCTCGACCCAGCCGGGCACGGTAAACGGTGTGTCGCGATTGCCGAAGCCCCATGCCAGTCCGCCCGGCAGTCGCGAGAGGCCGAAAACGCCGACGTTCGGAATCAGTGCGCAGAGCAGGCCCGAATAAACCAGCATCCAGAGATCGACAGTCATGGATTCCTCCGTGTGGACAGTGTCATTCGCGGATGTGCGCGGCCGGCCGCCGCGGCCGACGGGAGCCGCGGCGCACTCATGCGCGTGGTGGAGTGAAGATCACGCGGGACACGGCTGCGTCAACTCCTGCGGGGCGCGGCCGGTGCGGACGCAGATTCGCGAACGGAGACCCGCCGGGAGAAGGTCCCTTCGCAGCAGGCCAAACAATGCAATACGAGGGCTTCCGACACACCGGCGTCAGGGATAATGTCCGCCGACTTTTTCGAGAAGAACAGGGGTTGTGGCGATGAGTGAGGAAAGCGGCCGCATTCAGCGGCCGAGGGTCGAAGCCCTCGACGAAATTCTGGGAGTTCCGCTCAAGGTGCTCGACGACGGCTTCGTACGCGTCGTCGACTACATGGGCGCCGACGAATCGATCGTGCAGGCTGCGCGCGTGTCGTACGGCCGCGGAACGCGCAAGGTCAGCGAAGACCGCGGGCTCGTGCGCTACCTGATGCGCCACTGGCACACGACGCCGTTCGAGATGTGCGAGATCAAGCTCCACGTCCGCGTGCCGATGGACTGCTGGCGGCAGTGGATCAGGCATAGAACAGCGTGCCTCGCGGAGGGGACGGAGATCTACTTTGATCTTCCGGGAGGGATCCGCCGACAGGGCAAACAGCTCTACAAGCTTCGGATCGAGCAACTCTATGAGCGGTTCCAGGCAACACGGAACACGACGCGCCCCGACAAGCAGCGGGATCCATACTTCCGTCGTGATCGCGTGAAGGGGATGCGACTGCGACAAGTCGCAGAGGACAGTCTAAGAATTCAGCACAATCGCGTCGTCGATGTGTTCAAGAACGGCAACAAGCCGGTCTTCGCGATGGTCCTTGCAGATGGGAAGCGCATTGAGGCAACGAGGGATCATCGGTTCCTGTTCGCAGGCGGTTGGTCGACGCTTGCCGAGGCGTGCGGCCTGGAAGAGAGAAAAGGCAACGTGTACTGGAACGAAGGCGAGTACTACCTCTACGTGAATGGCACGCAGGCCGAGGTTCACGAACCGCACAAGGATCGCGCGTGGCTAGACCAGCAGTACAACGAGTTGCAACGTAGTATCGACGATATCGCGCGCGAGTGTGGTGTTTCGTACCATACGATTCGCAAGTGGATCCGCATCTTCCATATCCAGCATGCAAAAGGCGGTCGCTCGAAAAAGCCGTGGAACGCCGGCCGCTCGTATCGGCTCGGACCGCGCACGCTCGATGCGGCGTGGCGAGAATCGAATCAGCGCGCGAGGGCAGGCGAAGCGTCCAACTTCTGGCGTGGTGGGATGTCCTCGGAGAGAGAGAACATCGGGCGGTGGACCACACAGCGGGCGCGATTCATTCATGAACGCAACGCTTGGACCTGTCAGCTCTGCTTCAAGAAGGCGACAGAACCCCACTGCCACCACATCGTCCCGGTCTGGGCCGACCTCAGTCTCGCACGCAACGACGACAATCTGACAACGCTTTGCGCGCCTTGCCACCAGTCGATTCACGGCAAAGAGCTCGACCATGTCGAAGCACTCAAGGGGCCGCCGGTAAAAGATGAGTGGCGTGTGCGGCGACCACGACGATCGATGAAAGTCGAAGTCGCCAAGCTCATGCGGATAGAACGCTTCGAGTATGTGGGGGAGAAAGAAACCTACGACATCGAGGTCGAAGGTCCATTCCACAATTTCATTGCGAACGGGATCGTCACGCACAATTCCGTCAACGAGCTGAGCACGCGCTACTCGATCGCCATCGATGCGACGCAGCGTACGAGCGAAGCAGAATGGCGCGGGCAGTCGTCCGACAACCGGCAGGGCAGCAGCGGGGCGATCGATCCGATCCAGGGAAGGATGCTGAGCGCGCGCGAAGTCGAGTTGCAGGATTTTGCGCGCTCGATCTACCAGGAACGCCTGGAGCTCGGGGTCGCACGCGAGCAGGCGCGCAAGGATCTGCCTCTTTCCACGTACACCGAAGCGTACTGGAAGGTCGATCTGCACAACCTGCTGCATTTCCTGCGGCTGCGCATGGACACGCACGCACAGCAGGAGATCCGCGACTACGCGAACGTCATCGGC
Proteins encoded:
- a CDS encoding FAD-dependent thymidylate synthase: MSEESGRIQRPRVEALDEILGVPLKVLDDGFVRVVDYMGADESIVQAARVSYGRGTRKVSEDRGLVRYLMRHWHTTPFEMCEIKLHVRVPMDCWRQWIRHRTACLAEGTEIYFDLPGGIRRQGKQLYKLRIEQLYERFQATRNTTRPDKQRDPYFRRDRVKGMRLRQVAEDSLRIQHNRVVDVFKNGNKPVFAMVLADGKRIEATRDHRFLFAGGWSTLAEACGLEERKGNVYWNEGEYYLYVNGTQAEVHEPHKDRAWLDQQYNELQRSIDDIARECGVSYHTIRKWIRIFHIQHAKGGRSKKPWNAGRSYRLGPRTLDAAWRESNQRARAGEASNFWRGGMSSERENIGRWTTQRARFIHERNAWTCQLCFKKATEPHCHHIVPVWADLSLARNDDNLTTLCAPCHQSIHGKELDHVEALKGPPVKDEWRVRRPRRSMKVEVAKLMRIERFEYVGEKETYDIEVEGPFHNFIANGIVTHNSVNELSTRYSIAIDATQRTSEAEWRGQSSDNRQGSSGAIDPIQGRMLSAREVELQDFARSIYQERLELGVAREQARKDLPLSTYTEAYWKVDLHNLLHFLRLRMDTHAQQEIRDYANVIGEQIVAKWCPFAWEAFLDYQFHSVGLTRLEQALIRAVSSGDNDAALAAAKQFGWLERGEKGLKTNRERSECEAKLADLGLEVPWK